The stretch of DNA CCAACGgttgaaaattttgtttgtgttGGATTATGGGtagttaataattttattagaatcaatttcattgaaaaatctcATATGGTGAAATTATATGGAGAACAAGAAGTCAATAGAGATTCTGGTGTAACTAAAACTGTTAAAAAGCATTTACTTCCAGAAGTTATTCAAAGAAGAATGAGCAATGATGAAGCGTATACTAGAATTAATGGAACCACTCAcggaagaagaagaagaagtagtAATTTGCATAGGAATTCAGTTGCTGATTCGTTAGATAATTTCATTAGAGATTTAAgaaattcatcaacaaaattatcccaacaaaaattgattgaattatcacaaaatttatcatttgcTAATTCAGATTATAAATTAACTATTGATGGGTTAAAAATGCAATCTACTGAAagtgatgaattgaaatatacAACTATTGGTACCCCAGTTACTGTTTCATGGACATCACCAACGGAAAATCATTCAGTTCGTGATTGGATTGGTTTATACAAAATTGTTCAAACATCATattcaagaaataaaaCTATTCTTTCATCAGCCGGTAGATGGACTTGGTGTAAAGAACCTAAAGGAtcatttatatttgataaagaGAAATTATTTTGGGAAGAAGGAGTTTATGAATTTAGATATCATTTAGATGGTAAACATGATGTTGCATATATTTCTGAaccatttgaaattaaaagtaTTGAATTAAAAGTGCCGGAATTTAAAGAGGATGCCATAAAATTTGctgaaaatttgaaattagagatatttgataaagttATCAAACTTACCGATATTAGTGAAGCGATTTCTCCAATTGCAAATCAATCAGATAATGTTATTGAagtttataaattaatcaGTTCtatgatttcaaaatcaacgAAAATTAATATTACTTATAAAATATTCTTAAATCaaggtgatgatgatttattatcaattaaagatgTTGCTATTAAActtattaatattaaacaTGTATTAGAAGAATTATCATACAATATCACTGATAAAAAAGATGTATAATTAAAGGAGTTTTGtattaatttttatatgtccaaaaaagaaatatacATATTCATTTACATTCAAATATAcctttatatatatataaatctATTCTGTTTTacattgaatttattaaataagAATTAAGATTAGCTCTTATTATTTTCGACATTTTATTACATTCAATGATTAATTTTTCcatatttgattcatttaataaagaatcctcgttattattatcatcaccTTCACCTTCAAACCAAATTCCcacaatttcatcatttttcaaattcataaaACTTACCAATCCATCAATTCCATCTTCAGTCAGGGTCTTATCACTATTTCCaccaattattatttttccCAGTTTTGTAAGTCTAACTTGTCCACTACTTATAATATCTTTCATTTCAATCCCGGAATCAACTAATGCTAAACTACAACAGCAAGTTATCCATTGTAATAACCAAAGCAACAGATgaccaccaccaatttctttatcgATACTAATTATTGATACTTGAATATCAATGGTTGATTTTGGatatttttctaaaattaAACTTGATAATACACAAGTTTCTAAATATGAACTCAATTTATGttcaatattattcatCCCCGTACGATAACCTCTATTAGAACTAGAAatgccaccaccaccaccactagtAGTAGTGTCGTTAAAGATACTGCCCATGGGTTGAATTATATGGGGTAAGAATTTACAATCGACAGAAACACTAGCTCGATCAATGAATGAACCTCTGATTGGACGTGGACCAAATATTGATACTTCAATGATTGTGTTATTGATTTCTAAATATGCTGAACCATTagcattatcaattatcgAATGTTTAAGAAAAAATGATGGAATAGTGGAAGTGgaagtggtggtggtggtggtgatgatagatttttgttgttgttttggaATGTTGGGGATTATCATTCCTGAAGGTCCCAATAATCGTCTTCTATCACTCATTGTATGTATGtttattgaattggttTATAATTGATAGTAAAAACAAGAATAGCTGATTCTACTTTATGTATATATGTTATGAATGTATTTGAGATGATTTgtaaaactttttttttcttgcagtttttttttttactatCTCCCAATTTCAAACACCAGAACTCAAAGCCATAACCTATAACTAACAAAATGTGATAAGActaatatcaatttattaaatatatatatatatattaattacattaaataaataaataaacttaaatataataaatacaaGAATGTCTATATATCAACTTGAACAAAATTTATCAGTATAACAAAAATCAACACAACCACCACttcaaccaccaccaccaccaccaaacaAACTCTTTTTAAAATGGATCTAAATATTCTAATCCATTAGAACTACTAGTCCCTCCATTTCCATTATTGCCTAAAGTTCCAAATAAATCTTCTAAATTTAATCCATCTTCAGCATTATTTAGTGGCCAATTAGcagcattattattataagcCACAccattactattattattaacttCGCcagcattattattattattgaaattattattaacattgttgctgttgttgttgttgctgttatAATTCATGGTTTCATTCTTTTCTAACATATAAGGAGGTAATATTTTACCAAAAATTTGTGTatctaatttatcaaatactCCAGGCATATAATTTGATGTTAAATTACCACCAGAAACTTcaccaatttctttattattttcttctaatgGAGTAGCTACTCTTTGAATATTAGCAAcattttttggaatttctgaacttgattcaaatttagCCATTGATgtattatcaaataattgacTTAaactttctctttctctttctcgttcttttttaacaaaatgattcatattatcaaaattttcaaaagtatTTTTAACATTTACATTTTGGAAATTAGCTGGTAATGTAGTTGGTTGtgaattagaattagaattagaatTTGTATTAGcagttgttgtagttgaaTTGGTTGTAGCAGTAACTTGTCTTGATCTTGAAGCAGTTCTTctattcaattgttcaaacatagtattcaaaatattataaattctTAATGAACTATTagatgaatttttcaaattatctaaaacttttttcccaatttcaatatcttttttaatcatatcaatatttaaatcatcatcaaataaaatcCCAGCATAATTAAATCCTTgaccattattattataattagcaaaatggaaataataaattaaacaagcaatactgaaaaatattgtatACATTGAAAACCAATAAGTTCCTAATAATAACTTATGATCAATCATTTTATTAGCTAATTTAACTACCATTCTAGCCACTTTAATACAATTTCTTCCACGAATTAATGAGCGAGGATCGGATGATGATCCATCCATACTATCACtaataaaatgaataaatggtcgatataatataatttgacaatttaaaaatgctaaatgaagataataattAGCTAATCGGAATTTTTCTGGTACTTCATCAATAACATCTTTAGTAGTACTACTTGGATCAATTGGTTTTAATTCTTGAGGTAAATTATCtaaccaattttttaattcaacTTCTAATTCAGTAACTTTAGCATGAATTCTATCACGTGAATAATTGACATTAGAAGAATTTTCTGCTTCTTCAGGTTTCACTTTTATAGGatacatttttttaataatatgtGATAATATAAACATCAATTTCGTATGTTGATTAGCACATCCAGAAGAACTTAATCGACCTTGttgtttatcaaataaatattcaGTTCGGGTgacattttcatcatctaattcaactggtaataattgatcaaattcatcttcatttaaTGATCGAGGTAATcctaataatgaattaatataaatatccATTTTATAAATGGTATAAAATAATCTTTTCCTTGTGTCCTCTTCTATCGggtccaatttttttttggaattttgaaataaagtTAAATTTCGATGCAAACCTTCCTTAAGGGCACTTCTTAATGCTATACCAATATATGAATAACAAGTAGATAATCTTGCTGAACAttgtaaataaataatcatcattacTACcgtttgaattgaattaatatCTCCAACATTACTtatatcaatcaattttcttgcttcaagaaaatatttaaatccatcatcttctaaatttttttcattttctgaAGGAGTCCCCATTGTATAAGGAGTTTTACTAAATAAAGATCCACATGCTAATATAGAATATAAAAATGgaagaaatttttgttgtcgATCACCATAATTCATGGGATCTAaagaatataataaatCCACTTCTTCTAATAAAGAAGGACGATGATAAAATCTAAATAAAACACATGCTTTATTCCAAGTagtataaattaaattcaagGCTACTTCTTTCGAAGGTAAATGTAATCCAACTTCACGAGGTGACGATACAGCACTATTAGAAGAGTCATCGAATGATCCAACTGATAATGTACGACGATGGtgagaagaagaagaagaagccGGAGGCGGTGGCGGTATTTGTGAATCTGGATCTTGCATTAATTCTGTAATTTCATTAAGATTCAAGGTAAAAGTTTGTGATTTTGACATGACATATTGAACGactttttgaaatttatttaaatcaaattgtaaATTTGGATCAAATCcattcaattgtaatttaGGTAATAATGcattgataatttgttggaaaattattaaatttgttttagGAATAGGTTCATCAGCAGGTAAAGGctggtgttggtgttggtgtaccacatgttgttgttgttgttgtagcAGTTGTAGCAGTTGTTGATTActactattgttgttggaacCAAAGGCAACTGCTGCTTGTGCAGCTACTTGTAGTATTGCAGGACTTGGTTGGGAAGGAATTGGTATACCTgaatttttcttatttctAATATTAGGTTGATCATAACTGCATTTATATGAATATACCGTACAATGAATACAAGGTTGTTTACCATCACATTTCACTTTTTTCTGACGACAAGTATCACAAGCTCGTGTgactcttcttcttttattcTCTTGAGATTTGGGTTTATTAATTGCCAatgatgttgaagaaaCAGACGGTGTCATGGCAATAGGTtgtaaatttgaattagaTTTTAGTAGACTAGTAGAAGTAGTAGAAGtattattggtggtggtagtggcaGCTCTGTTATTAGTGGAAGATGTTGGGGTACTTGTAGATGTTTTTGGACTTTCACCAGTACTAACAAGTCCGGTACTGGAATAAGGTGATTGTGTATCTTCAATTTCCCTTTTAGGCatagcaaaaaaaaaaatattagtAGTAAACTGGTCTATAACTGAATAGTGGGtgtaataattgaatactTCTATTGTATAATAGAAAGATGGAAAAgagtttaaaaaaaaaaaaaaaacagaattgaaagcaaaagaaagaaagagagagagagagagtcagaaaaagagaaagaaagaaagaaggaaaaatttt from Candida albicans SC5314 chromosome R, complete sequence encodes:
- a CDS encoding exosome non-catalytic core subunit (Ortholog(s) have role in U4 snRNA 3'-end processing, exonucleolytic trimming to generate mature 3'-end of 5.8S rRNA from tricistronic rRNA transcript (SSU-rRNA, 5.8S rRNA and LSU-rRNA), more), whose translation is MSDRRRLLGPSGMIIPNIPKQQQKSIITTTTTTSTSTIPSFFLKHSIIDNANGSAYLEINNTIIEVSIFGPRPIRGSFIDRASVSVDCKFLPHIIQPMGSIFNDTTTSGGGGGISSSNRGYRTGMNNIEHKLSSYLETCVLSSLILEKYPKSTIDIQVSIISIDKEIGGGHSLLWLLQWITCCCSLALVDSGIEMKDIISSGQVRLTKSGKIIIGGNSDKTSTEDGIDGLVSFMNLKNDEIVGIWFEGEGDDNNNEDSLLNESNMEKLIIECNKMSKIIRANLNSYLINSM
- the ASG1 gene encoding Asg1p (Gal4p family zinc-finger transcription factor with similarity to S. cerevisiae Asg1p); protein product: MPKREIEDTQSPYSSTGLVSTGESPKTSTSTPTSSTNNRAATTTTNNTSTTSTSLLKSNSNLQPIAMTPSVSSTSLAINKPKSQENKRRRVTRACDTCRQKKVKCDGKQPCIHCTVYSYKCSYDQPNIRNKKNSGIPIPSQPSPAILQVAAQAAVAFGSNNNSSNQQSLQSLQQQQQHVVHQHQHQPLPADEPIPKTNLIIFQQIINALLPKLQLNGFDPNLQFDLNKFQKVVQYVMSKSQTFTLNLNEITELMQDPDSQIPPPPPASSSSSHHRRTLSVGSFDDSSNSAVSSPREVGLHLPSKEVALNLIYTTWNKACVLFRFYHRPSLLEEVDLLYSLDPMNYGDRQQKFLPFLYSILACGSLFSKTPYTMGTPSENEKNLEDDGFKYFLEARKLIDISNVGDINSIQTVVMMIIYLQCSARLSTCYSYIGIALRSALKEGLHRNLTLFQNSKKKLDPIEEDTRKRLFYTIYKMDIYINSLLGLPRSLNEDEFDQLLPVELDDENVTRTEYLFDKQQGRLSSSGCANQHTKLMFILSHIIKKMYPIKVKPEEAENSSNVNYSRDRIHAKVTELEVELKNWLDNLPQELKPIDPSSTTKDVIDEVPEKFRLANYYLHLAFLNCQIILYRPFIHFISDSMDGSSSDPRSLIRGRNCIKVARMVVKLANKMIDHKLLLGTYWFSMYTIFFSIACLIYYFHFANYNNNGQGFNYAGILFDDDLNIDMIKKDIEIGKKVLDNLKNSSNSSLRIYNILNTMFEQLNRRTASRSRQVTATTNSTTTTANTNSNSNSNSQPTTLPANFQNVNVKNTFENFDNMNHFVKKERERERESLSQLFDNTSMAKFESSSEIPKNVANIQRVATPLEENNKEIGEVSGGNLTSNYMPGVFDKLDTQIFGKILPPYMLEKNETMNYNSNNNNSNNVNNNFNNNNNAGEVNNNSNGVAYNNNAANWPLNNAEDGLNLEDLFGTLGNNGNGGTSSSNGLEYLDPF